The Rhineura floridana isolate rRhiFlo1 chromosome 10, rRhiFlo1.hap2, whole genome shotgun sequence genome includes a region encoding these proteins:
- the LOC133365335 gene encoding C-C chemokine receptor type 5-like isoform X1, with amino-acid sequence MGNKMFTPTNATDYDAITTEFIYEEDMPAPCPSLTVQEFGSRVLPSLYSLVFIFGLLGNALVVLILIRYKKLKSMTDIYLLNLAISDLLFIFALPFWAYYAAHEWIFGDAMCKILSGIYFVGFYSGSFFIILLTIDRYLAIVHAVFALKVRNVAYGILTSVITWVVALLASVPAPIFYKLQKQNNLLACTPHFSAETQVMWNQFLTLKMNLIGLIFPMIVMTFCYAQIINTLMRCRNDKKNKAVRLIFIIMIVYFIFWAPYNIVILLQTFQSSFSLDNCVAISNLGIAVQVTETITMAHCCINPMIYAFAGEKFRKYICSFFRKHVAVHLSKHCLSLYTEPLERATSTYTQSTGEHEISAVL; translated from the exons atgg GGAACAAGATGTTCACTCCTACAAATGCAACAGATTACGACGCAATCACCACAGAATTCATTTATGAGGAGGATATGCCGGCACCATGCCCAAGTTTGACTGTCCAAGAATTTGGTTCCCGTGTCCTGCCATCACTTTACTCTTTGGTGTTCATCTTTGGCCTGCTGGGGAATGCACTGGTTGTGCTGATCCTCATCAGATACAAAAAACTCAAGAGCATGACTGATATCTACCTCCTCAATTTAGCAATCTCTGACTTGCTTTTCATTTTTGCACTCCCATTTTGGGCTTATTATGCAGCGCATGAGTGGATATTTGGAGATGCAATGTGCAAAATTCTCTCTGGAATCTATTTTGTAGGCTTCTACAGTGGAAGTTTTTTTATAATCCTTTTGACCATCGACAGGTACCTAGCAATAGTCCATGCAGTGTTTGCATTAAAAGTCAGGAATGTTGCCTATGGCATCCTCACAAGTGTCATCACATGGGTTGTGGCACTTCTAGCCTCTGTGCCAGCGCCGATCTTTTACAaattacaaaagcaaaacaacctTTTAGCATGCACTCCTCATTTTTCAGCTGAAACTCAAGTCATGTGGAACCAGTTCCTGACACTGAAAATGAACCTTATAGGTCTGATCTTTCCAATGATTGTTATGACCTTCTGCTATGCACAGATCATAAACACTTTGATGCGATGCAGGAATGACAAAAAGAACAAAGCTGTCAGGCTTATATTTATCATCATGATTGTTTATTTCATCTTTTGGGCCCCGTACAACATTGTCATTCTGCTCCAGACATTCCAGTCTTCATTTTCTCTTGACAATTGTGTTGCCATTAGTAATTTGGGCATAGCAGTACAAGTGACAGAAACAATCACAATGGCCCATTGTTGCATCAATCCTATGATCTATGCTTTTGCTGGTGAGAAGTTCAGAAAATACATTTGCAGCTTTTTCCGAAAGCATGTTGCTGTTCATCTTTCAAAACACTGCCTATCTCTATATACAGAACCTTTGGAACGTGCTACTTCCACATACACACAGTCCACTGGGGAGCATGAAATTTCAGCTGTGTTGTAA
- the LOC133365335 gene encoding C-C chemokine receptor type 5-like isoform X2, with protein sequence MFTPTNATDYDAITTEFIYEEDMPAPCPSLTVQEFGSRVLPSLYSLVFIFGLLGNALVVLILIRYKKLKSMTDIYLLNLAISDLLFIFALPFWAYYAAHEWIFGDAMCKILSGIYFVGFYSGSFFIILLTIDRYLAIVHAVFALKVRNVAYGILTSVITWVVALLASVPAPIFYKLQKQNNLLACTPHFSAETQVMWNQFLTLKMNLIGLIFPMIVMTFCYAQIINTLMRCRNDKKNKAVRLIFIIMIVYFIFWAPYNIVILLQTFQSSFSLDNCVAISNLGIAVQVTETITMAHCCINPMIYAFAGEKFRKYICSFFRKHVAVHLSKHCLSLYTEPLERATSTYTQSTGEHEISAVL encoded by the coding sequence ATGTTCACTCCTACAAATGCAACAGATTACGACGCAATCACCACAGAATTCATTTATGAGGAGGATATGCCGGCACCATGCCCAAGTTTGACTGTCCAAGAATTTGGTTCCCGTGTCCTGCCATCACTTTACTCTTTGGTGTTCATCTTTGGCCTGCTGGGGAATGCACTGGTTGTGCTGATCCTCATCAGATACAAAAAACTCAAGAGCATGACTGATATCTACCTCCTCAATTTAGCAATCTCTGACTTGCTTTTCATTTTTGCACTCCCATTTTGGGCTTATTATGCAGCGCATGAGTGGATATTTGGAGATGCAATGTGCAAAATTCTCTCTGGAATCTATTTTGTAGGCTTCTACAGTGGAAGTTTTTTTATAATCCTTTTGACCATCGACAGGTACCTAGCAATAGTCCATGCAGTGTTTGCATTAAAAGTCAGGAATGTTGCCTATGGCATCCTCACAAGTGTCATCACATGGGTTGTGGCACTTCTAGCCTCTGTGCCAGCGCCGATCTTTTACAaattacaaaagcaaaacaacctTTTAGCATGCACTCCTCATTTTTCAGCTGAAACTCAAGTCATGTGGAACCAGTTCCTGACACTGAAAATGAACCTTATAGGTCTGATCTTTCCAATGATTGTTATGACCTTCTGCTATGCACAGATCATAAACACTTTGATGCGATGCAGGAATGACAAAAAGAACAAAGCTGTCAGGCTTATATTTATCATCATGATTGTTTATTTCATCTTTTGGGCCCCGTACAACATTGTCATTCTGCTCCAGACATTCCAGTCTTCATTTTCTCTTGACAATTGTGTTGCCATTAGTAATTTGGGCATAGCAGTACAAGTGACAGAAACAATCACAATGGCCCATTGTTGCATCAATCCTATGATCTATGCTTTTGCTGGTGAGAAGTTCAGAAAATACATTTGCAGCTTTTTCCGAAAGCATGTTGCTGTTCATCTTTCAAAACACTGCCTATCTCTATATACAGAACCTTTGGAACGTGCTACTTCCACATACACACAGTCCACTGGGGAGCATGAAATTTCAGCTGTGTTGTAA